A window of Carassius carassius chromosome 44, fCarCar2.1, whole genome shotgun sequence contains these coding sequences:
- the glt8d1 gene encoding glycosyltransferase 8 domain-containing protein 1 isoform X2, whose translation MTVRRVNVVILVLLVIAFLIILHRNLLNLNDFLKQENSDTVPGMVLPFEMDFLSGHKVIRTGDEIPVVITAPEERLGAAVTAMNSIYRNSKANVVFNIVTLNESVVHLRTWLSKTDMKHKVIIFDPKILTGKISNDPQKVEAVKPLNFARFFLPVFLPDTEKVIYLDDDVIVQGDIRELFDTSIKVGHVAAFSEDCDSASSKGIARGAGNQNSYIGFLDFKKEAIKKLGMRANTCSFNPGVFVANLTEWKQQNITSQLEFWMERNAKEDLYSKTLADSITTPPMLIVFYKHHSNIDPMWHVRHLGVTGAGNRYSPQFVKAAKLLHWNGHYKPWGRASAFSEIWDKWFIPDPTGKFHPIRRLTVEK comes from the exons ATGACTGTACGCAGAG TGAATGTGGTCATTCTTGTGCTGCTTGTCATcgcctttttaattatattgcatcGCAATCTGCTGAATCTCAATGATTTCCTCAAGCAAGAGAACTCGG ACACAGTGCCTGGGATGGTCCTGCCCTTTGAGATGGACTTCCTGTCGGGTCATAAGGTCATCAGGACAGGAGATGAGATTCCTGTGGTCATCACCGCTCCAGAGGAGAGACTGGGAGCTGCCGTCACCGCCATGAACAGCATCTACCGCAACAGCAAAGCCAATGTAGTATTCAATATAGTGACACTAAATGAGTCTGTGGTCCATCTCAG AACATGGTTGAGTAAGACTGACATGAAACACAAAGTGATCATATTTGATCCGAAGATCCTCACAGGAAAGATTTCTAATGATCCTCAGAAGGTGGAGGCGGTGAAGCCG TTGAACTTTGCCAGATTCTTCTTGCCGGTTTTCTTGCCGGATACTGAGAAAGTTATTTACCTGGATGATGACGTAATTGTACAAG GAGACATTCGAGAGCTTTTCGACACCAGTATTAAGGTGGGACATGTGGCAGCTTTCTCCGAGGACTGTGACTCTGCGTCCTCTAAAGGCATCGCCAGAGGAGCTGGAAATCAG AACAGCTATATTGGTTTTCTGGACTTCAAAAAAGAGGCGATCAAGAAGCTTGGAATGAGAGCGAACACTTGCTCTTTCAATCCTGGAGTCTTTGTGGCCAATTTAACCGAGTGGAAGCAGCAGAATATCACCAGCCAGCTTGAGTTCTGGATGGAGCGCAACGCCAA GGAGGATCTTTACAGTAAGACTTTAGCAGACAGCATCACAACGCCGCCTATGCTTATTGTATTCTACAAGCACCACTCGAACATTGATCCAATGTGGCACGTCCGACACCTCG GGGTGACAGGAGCCGGGAATCGGTATTCACCTCAGTTTGTGAAGGCTGCCAAACTTCTCCATTGGAACGGACATTATAAGCCATGGGGAAGAGCGTCCGCTTTTTCTGAAATTTGGGACAAATGGTTCATTCCAGATCCCACAGGTAAATTCCACCCAATCCGGAGACTCACTGTGGAAAAATAA
- the glt8d1 gene encoding glycosyltransferase 8 domain-containing protein 1 isoform X1, which yields MTVRRVNVVILVLLVIAFLIILHRNLLNLNDFLKQENSADTVPGMVLPFEMDFLSGHKVIRTGDEIPVVITAPEERLGAAVTAMNSIYRNSKANVVFNIVTLNESVVHLRTWLSKTDMKHKVIIFDPKILTGKISNDPQKVEAVKPLNFARFFLPVFLPDTEKVIYLDDDVIVQGDIRELFDTSIKVGHVAAFSEDCDSASSKGIARGAGNQNSYIGFLDFKKEAIKKLGMRANTCSFNPGVFVANLTEWKQQNITSQLEFWMERNAKEDLYSKTLADSITTPPMLIVFYKHHSNIDPMWHVRHLGVTGAGNRYSPQFVKAAKLLHWNGHYKPWGRASAFSEIWDKWFIPDPTGKFHPIRRLTVEK from the exons ATGACTGTACGCAGAG TGAATGTGGTCATTCTTGTGCTGCTTGTCATcgcctttttaattatattgcatcGCAATCTGCTGAATCTCAATGATTTCCTCAAGCAAGAGAACTCGG CAGACACAGTGCCTGGGATGGTCCTGCCCTTTGAGATGGACTTCCTGTCGGGTCATAAGGTCATCAGGACAGGAGATGAGATTCCTGTGGTCATCACCGCTCCAGAGGAGAGACTGGGAGCTGCCGTCACCGCCATGAACAGCATCTACCGCAACAGCAAAGCCAATGTAGTATTCAATATAGTGACACTAAATGAGTCTGTGGTCCATCTCAG AACATGGTTGAGTAAGACTGACATGAAACACAAAGTGATCATATTTGATCCGAAGATCCTCACAGGAAAGATTTCTAATGATCCTCAGAAGGTGGAGGCGGTGAAGCCG TTGAACTTTGCCAGATTCTTCTTGCCGGTTTTCTTGCCGGATACTGAGAAAGTTATTTACCTGGATGATGACGTAATTGTACAAG GAGACATTCGAGAGCTTTTCGACACCAGTATTAAGGTGGGACATGTGGCAGCTTTCTCCGAGGACTGTGACTCTGCGTCCTCTAAAGGCATCGCCAGAGGAGCTGGAAATCAG AACAGCTATATTGGTTTTCTGGACTTCAAAAAAGAGGCGATCAAGAAGCTTGGAATGAGAGCGAACACTTGCTCTTTCAATCCTGGAGTCTTTGTGGCCAATTTAACCGAGTGGAAGCAGCAGAATATCACCAGCCAGCTTGAGTTCTGGATGGAGCGCAACGCCAA GGAGGATCTTTACAGTAAGACTTTAGCAGACAGCATCACAACGCCGCCTATGCTTATTGTATTCTACAAGCACCACTCGAACATTGATCCAATGTGGCACGTCCGACACCTCG GGGTGACAGGAGCCGGGAATCGGTATTCACCTCAGTTTGTGAAGGCTGCCAAACTTCTCCATTGGAACGGACATTATAAGCCATGGGGAAGAGCGTCCGCTTTTTCTGAAATTTGGGACAAATGGTTCATTCCAGATCCCACAGGTAAATTCCACCCAATCCGGAGACTCACTGTGGAAAAATAA